The following are encoded together in the Citrus sinensis cultivar Valencia sweet orange chromosome 1, DVS_A1.0, whole genome shotgun sequence genome:
- the LOC102621156 gene encoding LOW QUALITY PROTEIN: ureidoglycolate hydrolase (The sequence of the model RefSeq protein was modified relative to this genomic sequence to represent the inferred CDS: substituted 1 base at 1 genomic stop codon) — MEAFSGYPIHESNSFVTNLVSSLSVDTETLQKQIDELSTFSDTPAPSVTRVLHTENDVLARSYIKNLMGISGLSVREDAVGNIYGEISSSSRGVWIGNEAELASVATGSHIDAIPYSGKYDGVTGVLGALEAINVLKRSGFKPRRSLEVIMFTSEEPTRYGISCLGSRLLAGIESLAKDLTSIVDGKNISFLDAARSAGYAKEHNDLSSVFLKKGSYFAFVELHIEQGPILEKEGTSIGIVTAIAAPASIKADFEGTGGHAGAVLMPNRNDAGLAAAELALAVEKHVLESGSIDTVGTVGILELHPGAINSIPIKSQLEIDTXDIDEKRRNAVIEKIHQSAITIAKNRGVTLSELKIVNQDPPALSEKSIIEAAEAVSKELNLTHKFMISRAYHDSLFMARVSPMGMIFIACYKGYSHKPEEYASCEDMENGVKVLALTLAKLSLQ, encoded by the exons ATGGAGGCTTTCTCAGGGTACCCAATTCATGAATCAAACTCATTTGTTACAAACTTGGTTTCTTCACTCTCAGTTGATACTGAAACTCTCCAAAAACAG ATCGATGAACTGTCAACTTTCTCGGACACTCCTGCCCCATCAGTTACTAGGGTCTTGCACACTGAGAATGATGTATTGGCACGCAG CTACATCAAGAACTTGATGGGGATCTCAGGTCTCTCTGTTAGGGAGGATGCAGTTGGTAACATATATGGTGAGATTTCATCTTCCTCCAGAGGAGTTTG GATTGGCAATGAAGCAGAGCTTGCTTCAGTTGCAACAGGTTCTCACATTGATGCCATTCCATACTCTGGAAAGTATGATGGTGTTACTGGTGTGCTAGGTGCATTAGAAGCCATTAATGTGCTAAAAAG ATCTGGATTCAAGCCTAGAAGGTCACTGGAGGTTATCATGTTCACCTCAGAAGAGCCCACACGCTATGGGATCAGTTGTTTGGGAAG TCGCTTATTGGCAGGAATTGAGTCACTGGCAAAAGATCTGACATCAATAGTTGATGGTAAAAATATATCCTTTTTAGATGCTGCAAGATCTGCTGGATATGCAAAAGAGCATAATGACTTATCAAGTGTATTTTTGAAGAAAGGAAGTTACTTTGCTTTTGTTGAATTGCATATAGAGCAGGGACCTATTCTGGAGAAGGAAG GTACATCAATTGGTATAGTGACTGCCATTGCAGCTCCTGCAAGTATAAAAGCAGATTTTGAAGGCACTGGAGGGCATGCGGGTGCTGTCTTGATGCCAAATAG AAACGATGCCGGTCTGGCTGCTGCAGAATTAGCGCTAGCTGTCGAGAAACATGTTCTAGAATCTGGATCCATTGATACCGTTGGTACAGTTG GCATTCTGGAGCTGCATCCTGGTGCAATCAACAGCATACCAATCAAATCACAGTTAGAAATTG ACACATGAGACATTGATGAAAAGCGAAGAAATGCTGTGATTGAAAAAATCCATCAATCTGCAATTACAATTGCAAAAAATCGTGGGGTCACTCTATCTGAACTCAAAATCGTAAATCAGGATCCACCAGCTCTTTCTGAGAAATCAATAATTGAGGCAGCAGAAGCAGTGTCAAAAGAACTTAATTTAACACATAAGTTTATGATAAGCAGAGCTTACCATGATTCACTCTTTATGGC CAGGGTATCTCCAATGGGCATGATATTCATTGCATGTTACAAAG GTTATAGCCACAAGCCTGAGGAATATGCCTCTTGCGAAGACATGGAAAATGGGGTAAAGGTATTAGCATTGACCCTTGCCAAGTTGTCCCTGCAATGA